In the genome of Flavobacterium panacagri, one region contains:
- a CDS encoding family 43 glycosylhydrolase, with protein MKLNSKYLFLNLVVVFFSMTLNAQEEAKKDLKHIAPKPLYRDPIFDGAADPTIIWNKKEKLWFMFYTNRRANDAAAKGITWVHGTKIGIAVSKDGAKWSYKDTCSINYKLKDITYWAPDVIEYKNKYHMYLTIVPGIFNDWYHPRSIIHLTSSNLMDWKFESELKLASDRCIDASVFRLPNGTWRMFYNNENDGKSIYYADSNDLYNWKDSGTKIIKDRGEGPKVFVWKGKNWMISDSWRGLNVYSSEDFLNWNRQDKNILQLPGSGQDDKVIGGHADVVVNDGKAYVFYFTHPGRTPENKGVDNYETKRSSIQVAELEYHNGEINCNRDKSVQINLKH; from the coding sequence ATGAAATTAAACTCAAAATATCTTTTCTTAAACCTTGTTGTTGTATTTTTCAGCATGACATTGAATGCGCAAGAAGAAGCAAAAAAAGATTTGAAACATATTGCGCCAAAACCACTTTACCGAGATCCCATTTTTGACGGTGCTGCCGATCCTACTATTATCTGGAACAAAAAAGAAAAACTTTGGTTTATGTTTTATACCAACAGAAGAGCAAATGATGCTGCAGCTAAGGGAATAACATGGGTTCATGGCACTAAAATTGGAATTGCAGTATCAAAAGATGGTGCAAAATGGAGCTACAAAGACACTTGCAGCATCAATTATAAACTTAAAGATATAACGTACTGGGCTCCAGATGTAATTGAATACAAAAATAAATACCATATGTATTTAACGATTGTTCCAGGAATATTTAATGATTGGTATCATCCACGTTCAATAATTCATCTTACTAGCAGTAATTTGATGGATTGGAAATTTGAATCAGAACTAAAACTGGCTTCTGACCGATGCATTGATGCTTCAGTTTTTAGATTGCCAAACGGAACATGGAGAATGTTCTATAATAATGAAAATGATGGAAAATCAATTTATTATGCAGACAGTAATGATTTGTACAATTGGAAAGACAGCGGTACAAAAATTATAAAAGACCGTGGCGAAGGGCCAAAAGTTTTTGTATGGAAGGGAAAAAACTGGATGATTTCTGATTCTTGGAGAGGACTGAATGTGTATTCTTCAGAAGATTTTTTAAACTGGAACCGTCAGGATAAAAATATACTGCAGCTTCCTGGAAGTGGCCAAGATGATAAAGTAATTGGAGGGCATGCAGATGTTGTGGTAAATGATGGAAAAGCGTATGTTTTTTATTTCACTCATCCAGGAAGAACTCCCGAAAACAAAGGAGTTGACAACTATGAAACCAAAAGAAGCTCTATACAAGTGGCAGAGCTTGAATATCATAACGGAGAAATCAACTGTAATCGTGACAAATCAGTTCAAATCAATTTAAAACATTAG
- a CDS encoding SusC/RagA family TonB-linked outer membrane protein, which yields MKNKWSLFVVFCMCIFMHTLGYAQNKTVKGTITDVSGLPIPGANVIIKGTKQGTSTDFDGKYSISASAGQVLVFSSTGSKTVEKTVGTNSEINVLLTDEISQLSEIVVVGYGTQKKSDVTGSVSTINAEQLMNRPVSNATEALQGKIAGVDITTNERPGSLGTVRIRGTRSLTASNDPLYVVDGVPLMSASAIETLNPRDIESMDILKDASATAIYGSRGANGVIIVTTKQGKAGRFTLNYAGTVTTSEIVDRSPSMSASDFITFRRWAAYNLDPTKYANPATPTYDNDKLIFDSALDGQTSRDNVLKGWASGSWDASKVTNTDWTDYVTQGGVSTEHVISASGGSEKVNTYGSVGYLDNQGTQKGQWYKRYTAKLTSNITPVDWFKMNASFNVSWSEQDYGMSTLSARSGTAPDAIYGAAKQIYNIAVPYDANGNLIINPGGESGVYTVMDEWNKSTQQSQTMRILANFSASLDFGKMTKSLEGLTYKINFGPDFRHWREGAYIDGTSSLKVNSNGSAGVNYARLQNRRDLSWTVDNIINYDRTFAAKHKVGLTLLQTASSWNIENSSMSANNIPKPSFLWNAMGSVDATNAANNARMSSGLTERGISSYMIRTNYGYDNRYLLTVSGRWDGVTQLSEGHKWDFFPSAALAWRINNEKFLKDVAWIENLKLRLGVGTSGNSSVDPYGTLGNISQIFLPFNGQSNAIGFTTNEPYYTSTQTGMPNKNLGWEKTTQYNLGLDFSFLKNRISGTVDVYKSDTKDLLLQVDIPPVSGYPYIVSNIGQTKNHGVEVTLNLIPVQTASGFTWETNLNGAWQKDQIVSLANGAQDMVSNSWFIGQSIAVRYGYDNQGIWQNTPEDLAEMAKWNANGYKFTPGNVRPKDQNGDYKMDGTDRVVVGNSNPNWTMGWNNNFTYKGFDLGINLYGRMGYTASLGGEALTAHANQRETDYWTPDNPNAEFQKPILGQATSGSADAFSGLLGFQKAAFVKIRNISLGYNLSKDFANKIGLANMKFYVQAVNPGSIYQSLDWYDFDTNRTYFNRSFVMGVEVGF from the coding sequence ATGAAAAACAAATGGAGTCTATTTGTGGTCTTCTGTATGTGTATATTTATGCATACATTGGGTTACGCACAGAACAAAACGGTCAAAGGTACAATTACCGACGTATCTGGGCTGCCTATTCCGGGAGCCAACGTTATTATCAAAGGAACAAAGCAGGGAACTAGCACTGACTTTGACGGGAAATATTCGATTAGTGCTTCTGCGGGGCAGGTTTTAGTTTTTTCTTCTACAGGTTCAAAAACAGTTGAAAAAACTGTAGGAACTAATTCAGAAATTAATGTGTTACTTACTGACGAAATATCTCAACTTAGTGAGATTGTTGTCGTTGGATATGGAACTCAGAAGAAATCTGATGTCACAGGATCTGTTTCCACTATAAATGCAGAACAATTAATGAATCGACCTGTTTCAAATGCGACTGAAGCTTTACAAGGGAAGATTGCTGGGGTTGATATTACAACAAATGAGCGCCCAGGTAGTCTTGGTACCGTTCGTATTCGTGGTACTCGATCTTTAACTGCAAGTAACGATCCTTTGTACGTTGTTGATGGTGTGCCATTAATGTCTGCCTCTGCCATTGAAACTTTAAATCCAAGAGATATTGAATCGATGGACATTCTTAAAGATGCTTCGGCAACTGCTATTTATGGATCTCGTGGTGCAAATGGAGTTATCATTGTAACTACTAAACAAGGAAAAGCAGGCAGGTTTACTTTAAATTATGCTGGTACAGTAACCACTTCTGAAATTGTTGACAGGTCGCCATCAATGAGTGCGTCTGACTTTATTACTTTCAGACGTTGGGCTGCATACAATCTTGATCCAACTAAATATGCTAATCCAGCAACGCCTACTTATGATAATGATAAACTAATTTTTGACAGTGCATTAGATGGTCAAACCTCTAGAGATAATGTACTAAAAGGATGGGCAAGCGGTTCTTGGGATGCTTCAAAAGTAACCAATACAGACTGGACAGATTATGTAACTCAGGGAGGAGTTAGCACAGAGCATGTTATTAGTGCCAGTGGTGGTTCTGAAAAAGTTAATACTTATGGTTCTGTTGGTTATTTAGATAATCAAGGTACTCAAAAAGGGCAATGGTACAAACGTTATACTGCGAAACTGACCTCAAATATTACTCCAGTGGATTGGTTTAAAATGAATGCTTCTTTTAACGTTTCGTGGAGTGAACAGGATTATGGAATGTCAACTTTAAGCGCAAGAAGCGGTACTGCTCCAGATGCCATTTATGGTGCAGCGAAACAAATTTACAATATTGCTGTTCCTTATGATGCAAATGGTAATTTGATCATTAACCCAGGTGGAGAATCAGGAGTTTATACTGTTATGGATGAGTGGAATAAAAGCACACAGCAATCTCAGACTATGCGTATTTTGGCTAATTTTTCTGCTAGTTTAGACTTCGGTAAAATGACAAAATCGTTAGAGGGACTTACTTATAAAATAAATTTTGGGCCTGATTTTCGTCACTGGAGAGAAGGAGCTTACATTGACGGCACATCATCATTAAAAGTGAATTCAAATGGTAGCGCTGGTGTTAATTATGCCCGCCTTCAAAACCGTCGTGATTTATCATGGACAGTAGACAATATCATTAACTATGACCGCACATTTGCCGCTAAACATAAAGTTGGTCTAACTTTATTACAAACAGCATCATCTTGGAATATAGAAAACTCTTCAATGAGTGCTAATAATATTCCTAAACCTTCATTTTTATGGAATGCAATGGGATCAGTAGATGCTACAAATGCAGCTAACAATGCTCGTATGAGTTCAGGACTTACTGAACGTGGTATTAGCTCTTATATGATTCGTACCAATTATGGTTACGATAATCGCTATTTATTGACAGTTTCGGGACGTTGGGATGGTGTTACGCAGTTATCTGAAGGACATAAATGGGATTTTTTCCCTTCAGCTGCATTAGCATGGCGTATCAATAATGAAAAATTCTTAAAAGATGTGGCATGGATTGAAAACCTAAAACTTCGTTTAGGTGTTGGTACTTCTGGTAACTCTTCTGTTGATCCTTATGGAACTTTAGGAAACATCAGTCAAATATTCCTTCCTTTTAATGGTCAGAGCAATGCAATAGGTTTTACAACAAATGAACCTTATTATACTTCTACTCAAACAGGAATGCCTAATAAAAACCTAGGTTGGGAAAAAACAACACAGTACAATCTTGGTCTTGATTTTAGCTTCTTAAAAAACAGAATCAGCGGAACTGTTGATGTTTATAAATCGGATACTAAAGATTTATTGTTACAAGTTGATATCCCGCCAGTATCAGGTTATCCATACATTGTTTCTAATATTGGTCAGACAAAAAATCATGGAGTTGAAGTAACGCTTAATCTTATCCCAGTACAAACGGCAAGCGGATTTACATGGGAAACGAATTTAAACGGTGCGTGGCAAAAAGACCAAATTGTTAGTTTGGCAAATGGCGCACAAGACATGGTAAGCAACTCATGGTTTATTGGTCAGTCTATTGCGGTTCGTTATGGATATGATAATCAAGGAATCTGGCAGAATACGCCCGAAGACCTAGCTGAAATGGCGAAATGGAATGCTAATGGTTACAAATTTACGCCAGGAAACGTAAGACCTAAAGATCAGAATGGTGATTATAAAATGGATGGTACTGACCGCGTAGTTGTAGGGAACAGTAATCCTAACTGGACAATGGGATGGAATAATAACTTTACTTATAAAGGATTTGATTTAGGAATAAATCTTTATGGACGTATGGGATACACAGCTTCTTTAGGAGGTGAAGCTTTAACTGCTCATGCTAATCAACGTGAAACCGATTACTGGACTCCTGATAATCCAAATGCTGAATTTCAAAAACCAATTTTGGGTCAGGCAACTTCAGGTTCTGCAGATGCTTTTTCTGGACTTCTTGGTTTTCAAAAAGCAGCATTCGTAAAAATTCGTAATATTTCTTTGGGTTATAATCTATCTAAAGATTTTGCAAATAAAATTGGGTTGGCAAATATGAAGTTTTATGTTCAGGCAGTTAATCCAGGAAGTATTTACCAGTCATTAGATTGGTATGATTTTGACACTAATAGAACGTATTTCAATCGCAGTTTTGTTATGGGCGTTGAAGTTGGGTTTTAA
- a CDS encoding RagB/SusD family nutrient uptake outer membrane protein, with product MNNLKNIGIGLLLMTGMFFASCSEDFLDEEQTNAYSTAYFDTPEGLQALTVSLYGNIRWHFGFEWSYGNTLYGTDEFTNANDLTNEMWNTYDNRFGPVGASTATGAANGNATNPNALWDEMYYGIASCNTIIAKAETVISDLKIRNRCLAHAYFLRGYNYYRLVAQYGGVVLQTKPIEGVVRNYERATEEKCWEQVISDFRNAYTLFEGEVFTYGKGITWTKATAAHFLAKALLFRSSERNDLWNGAYKDADLKEAIDACSYAITARGPLTPNYSDLYANWTGIDCPNEQLNEILMAAGHNGDAATVGRFGNRTYSYFAPQFSSFSGGWVRRGVWIGSMDFQRCRPTEYTYGIFDHVNDARMWKTFRTVYGANTVVAPNPSGVKVGDPGIVMILNTKNDNTYNSAKFGASVQAPTWTDVNGRLPEWNTGARQTATSGTLAVKKGQFVPNSSVLYQNGVYVAPTFKNQPICNFFAGINKTECGSRTAERGDSHRDVIMARLAETYLVRAECYARLGQYGNAMQDINVVRVRAQWKAGENRSYYNDGSQAFKVNPLNTGSSATNFTASNLDMNTYYLSNPTLAVTTAASDLRLTSFPGNLPAEDEAVMVKVGAATDKERAINFILNESTRELLGEWQRWETLSRTGMLIKRAKAFNAEAAPNITVNKHELRPIPQTFIDGLLNDDGSNLSSAQKAAWQNPGY from the coding sequence ATGAATAATTTAAAAAATATAGGAATCGGTCTTTTATTAATGACAGGGATGTTTTTTGCTTCTTGTTCGGAAGACTTTCTTGACGAAGAACAAACAAATGCATATTCAACAGCTTATTTTGATACACCTGAAGGTCTTCAAGCGTTAACGGTGTCGCTTTATGGAAATATTCGCTGGCATTTTGGTTTTGAATGGTCTTATGGAAATACATTGTACGGTACTGATGAGTTTACCAATGCAAATGACCTTACCAACGAAATGTGGAATACCTATGATAATCGTTTTGGACCAGTAGGAGCATCAACTGCAACGGGAGCAGCCAATGGAAATGCGACGAATCCAAATGCACTTTGGGATGAAATGTATTATGGTATTGCATCTTGTAATACAATCATAGCTAAAGCAGAAACTGTAATTTCGGACTTAAAAATCAGAAACCGCTGCTTAGCTCATGCTTATTTTTTAAGAGGATATAATTATTACAGACTTGTTGCGCAATATGGAGGTGTTGTACTACAGACAAAACCTATTGAAGGAGTTGTCCGTAACTACGAGCGTGCTACAGAAGAGAAATGCTGGGAACAGGTAATTTCTGATTTTCGTAATGCTTACACTCTTTTTGAAGGTGAAGTTTTTACTTATGGAAAGGGGATTACATGGACAAAAGCAACTGCTGCACATTTCCTTGCAAAAGCTTTGCTGTTCCGTTCGTCTGAACGTAACGATCTTTGGAATGGTGCTTACAAAGATGCCGATCTTAAAGAAGCAATCGATGCTTGTTCTTATGCAATTACAGCACGTGGACCACTAACGCCTAATTATAGTGATTTATATGCAAACTGGACGGGAATTGACTGTCCGAATGAGCAGTTAAATGAAATTCTGATGGCCGCAGGTCACAATGGAGATGCGGCAACAGTTGGCCGTTTCGGAAACCGTACTTATAGCTATTTTGCTCCTCAATTTTCAAGTTTTTCTGGAGGATGGGTGAGACGTGGTGTTTGGATTGGAAGCATGGACTTTCAGCGTTGTCGTCCAACAGAATATACATACGGAATTTTTGATCACGTAAATGATGCGCGCATGTGGAAAACTTTTAGAACTGTGTATGGTGCTAATACTGTAGTGGCTCCTAATCCATCAGGAGTAAAAGTTGGAGATCCTGGTATTGTAATGATCTTGAATACTAAAAATGACAATACTTATAATAGTGCTAAATTTGGTGCTAGTGTACAAGCGCCAACTTGGACAGATGTTAATGGTCGTCTTCCAGAATGGAATACTGGGGCGAGACAAACTGCTACTTCTGGGACTTTAGCAGTTAAAAAGGGACAATTTGTACCTAACTCTTCAGTATTATACCAAAATGGAGTTTATGTAGCACCTACATTTAAAAACCAGCCAATTTGTAACTTCTTTGCAGGTATTAATAAAACAGAATGTGGATCTCGTACTGCTGAAAGAGGTGATTCACACCGTGATGTAATTATGGCTCGTCTTGCAGAAACTTATTTAGTACGTGCAGAATGTTATGCCCGTCTTGGCCAGTATGGAAATGCGATGCAGGATATCAACGTAGTGAGAGTGAGAGCCCAATGGAAAGCAGGAGAAAATAGATCTTATTATAATGACGGTTCTCAAGCATTTAAAGTAAATCCTTTAAATACGGGAAGTTCAGCTACAAACTTTACTGCTTCGAATTTGGATATGAATACGTACTATTTATCTAATCCAACACTTGCGGTTACAACTGCCGCTTCAGATCTAAGATTAACATCATTTCCGGGTAATTTGCCGGCTGAAGACGAGGCAGTTATGGTTAAAGTAGGAGCTGCAACTGATAAAGAACGCGCTATAAACTTTATTCTTAATGAGTCTACTCGTGAGCTTTTAGGAGAATGGCAGCGTTGGGAAACCCTTTCTCGTACAGGAATGTTGATCAAACGTGCGAAAGCATTTAATGCTGAGGCTGCACCTAATATTACAGTTAACAAACATGAACTTCGTCCAATTCCTCAAACGTTTATTGATGGATTGTTAAATGACGATGGTTCAAACCTGTCGAGTGCACAAAAAGCAGCGTGGCAGAACCCAGGATATTAA
- a CDS encoding sialate O-acetylesterase, whose amino-acid sequence MIYSVKNFLLFIFFGLGVTLRAQVKLPDLVGDNMVLQQNSKVNLWGWASPNEKINITLGWQQNAIEVTTNADGRWKAAVETPQGSEKSYEITIEASNKITLKNILIGEVWVCSGQSNMYFPVGKEEGTWKTGVKNYEEEVQKANFPSIRLFTVPTKASQKPLDDVSANWKECSPLSIKTFSAVAYFFGRDLYQNLKVPIGLISSSWGGTKAESWTSQKVLEENPEFLGILENDAKNEKSFQEKLEKYYADLKTERISTNNDLTKTELKKPKKEENKTSYVLYNAMLHPLINYTIKGVIWYQGESNAEKAFLYRSLFPAMIKNWRSDWNQGDFPFYFVQIAPHKGQNPDIREAQLLVSKSVANTGMVVTTDVGDENNIHPIDKQTVGYRLALLARSKTYNEKKLVYSGPVYNHMKIKKQKIQLFFDEVENGFKKTDDLREFEVAGSDQIFYPADAKIEGKTIIVSSSKVKNPEAVRFAWKAVPNPNLFNAENLPASPFRTDDWKSKLNNNQSK is encoded by the coding sequence ATGATTTATTCGGTAAAAAATTTTCTATTATTTATTTTTTTTGGACTGGGAGTTACTTTGAGAGCACAAGTGAAACTGCCAGATTTGGTAGGGGATAATATGGTCTTACAGCAAAATTCAAAAGTTAATTTATGGGGATGGGCTTCTCCAAACGAAAAAATAAATATTACCCTAGGGTGGCAGCAGAATGCAATAGAAGTTACAACTAATGCTGATGGCAGATGGAAAGCAGCTGTTGAAACGCCTCAGGGAAGTGAAAAAAGTTATGAAATCACAATTGAAGCTTCAAATAAAATCACTTTAAAAAACATATTGATTGGAGAAGTCTGGGTTTGTTCAGGACAATCAAATATGTACTTTCCTGTTGGAAAAGAAGAAGGCACTTGGAAAACAGGTGTCAAAAACTATGAAGAAGAAGTTCAAAAGGCCAATTTTCCATCCATTAGATTATTTACTGTTCCAACCAAAGCTTCTCAAAAACCTTTAGATGATGTTAGCGCAAACTGGAAAGAATGTTCTCCTCTATCAATCAAAACATTTTCTGCTGTGGCTTATTTTTTTGGACGTGATTTGTACCAAAATTTGAAAGTCCCAATAGGATTAATTTCTTCTTCATGGGGAGGAACAAAAGCTGAATCTTGGACTTCGCAAAAGGTTTTGGAAGAAAATCCAGAATTTTTGGGAATATTAGAAAATGATGCTAAAAACGAAAAATCATTTCAAGAGAAACTAGAAAAGTATTACGCAGATTTAAAAACGGAAAGAATTTCAACCAATAACGATTTAACCAAGACGGAGCTAAAAAAACCGAAAAAAGAGGAGAACAAAACTTCTTATGTATTGTACAATGCCATGCTGCATCCTTTAATAAATTATACGATAAAAGGGGTAATCTGGTATCAGGGCGAAAGTAATGCTGAAAAAGCATTTTTGTACAGAAGTCTTTTTCCAGCTATGATAAAAAACTGGAGAAGCGATTGGAATCAGGGAGATTTTCCATTTTATTTTGTTCAGATCGCGCCACACAAAGGTCAGAATCCTGATATAAGAGAAGCACAATTATTGGTTTCAAAATCGGTAGCAAATACCGGAATGGTTGTGACTACAGATGTCGGAGATGAAAACAACATTCATCCTATTGACAAGCAAACCGTTGGTTATCGTTTGGCTTTACTGGCAAGATCTAAAACATATAATGAAAAGAAATTGGTTTATTCGGGACCAGTTTACAATCATATGAAAATCAAAAAACAGAAAATTCAGTTGTTTTTTGATGAGGTGGAAAACGGATTTAAAAAGACAGATGATTTAAGAGAATTTGAAGTTGCAGGAAGTGATCAGATTTTTTATCCCGCTGATGCAAAAATTGAAGGCAAGACCATTATCGTTTCTTCATCAAAAGTAAAAAATCCGGAAGCGGTACGTTTTGCATGGAAAGCTGTTCCGAATCCAAATTTATTTAATGCCGAAAATCTTCCAGCATCTCCTTTTAGGACTGATGATTGGAAAAGTAAACTAAACAATAATCAAAGTAAATAA
- the rhaM gene encoding L-rhamnose mutarotase: MENKSTIRNAFKMKLKPGFEAEYKKRHDEIWPELQILLSETGIQDYSIFLDEETLILFAVQKISPDFDEKHLPNHPLVKKWWAYMADIMDTNPDNSPIAIPLKEVFHLD, from the coding sequence ATGGAAAATAAAAGTACCATTCGGAATGCTTTCAAAATGAAATTAAAACCAGGTTTTGAAGCAGAATATAAAAAAAGACATGACGAAATCTGGCCAGAATTACAGATTTTATTGTCTGAAACGGGAATACAGGATTACAGTATTTTTTTAGATGAAGAAACACTGATTTTATTTGCAGTTCAAAAAATCAGTCCCGATTTTGATGAAAAGCATCTGCCGAACCATCCATTAGTAAAAAAATGGTGGGCTTATATGGCTGATATAATGGATACCAATCCAGATAATTCTCCGATTGCCATTCCGTTAAAAGAAGTTTTTCATTTAGATTAA